One window of Manihot esculenta cultivar AM560-2 chromosome 17, M.esculenta_v8, whole genome shotgun sequence genomic DNA carries:
- the LOC110605046 gene encoding germin-like protein subfamily 1 member 16, which translates to MKVANFLVALAVVALASSFATAYDPSPLQDFCVATNATKSAVFLNGKFCKDPTRVTADDFFFSGLNVAGDTSNQLGVHINIIDADVIPGLNTNGITLVRIDYAANGGLNPPHNHPRAAEILTVLKGTVYAGFVTSNPDHRLFAKVLKPGDVFLFPFGLIHFQLNIGKTPAVALAALTSQNPGVNTIANAVFGSDPPINPNVLTKAFHLNKDLVSKLQKEQWVDPSESDSYN; encoded by the exons ATGAAAGTTGCTAACTTCCTCGTAGCTCTCGCTGTCGTGGCTTTGGCTTCCTCCTTTGCCACTGCCTATGACCCCAGCCCTCTCCAAGACTTCTGCGTAGCAACTAATGCCACTAAATCTGCTG TGTTCCTGAATGGGAAGTTCTGCAAGGATCCAACGCGTGTTACAGCGGATGATTTCTTCTTTTCTGGGCTTAATGTAGCTGGAGACACCTCAAACCAGCTCGGAGTGCATATCAATATCATAGATGCCGATGTGATCCCAGGACTTAACACTAATGGGATTACATTAGTTCGAATTGATTATGCAGCAAATGGTGGCCTAAATCCACCACACAATCACCCTCGAGCTGCAGAGATCCTCACAGTCTTGAAAGGAAcagtttatgcaggttttgtcACTTCTAATCCTGATCATCGTCTTTTCGCCAAAGTTCTAAAGCCAGGAGATGTGTTTCTTTTTCCATTTGGGCTGATTCACTTCCAGTTGAATATTGGAAAAACCCCAGCAGTTGCTTTGGCTGCATTAACTAGCCAAAACCCAGGAGTGAATACAATAGCAAATGCAGTTTTTGGATCTGATCCACCCATTAACCCCAATGTTCTGACCAAGGCATTCCATCTGAACAAAGATCTGGTGAGCAAGCTTCAAAAAGAACAATGGGTGGATCCATCAGAAAGCGATAGCTACAATTAA
- the LOC110605047 gene encoding germin-like protein subfamily 1 member 16 produces the protein MKVANFLVALAVLALASSFATAYDPSPLQDFCVATNASKSAVFLNGKFCKDPTRVTADDFFFSGLNVAGDTSNQLGVHINIIDADVIPGLNTNGITLVRIDYAANGGLNPPHNHPRAAEILTVLKGTVYAGFVTSNPDHRLFAKVLKPGDVFLFPFGLIHFQLNIGKTPAVALAALTSQNPGVNTIANAVFGSDPPINPNVLTKAFHLDKDLVSKLQKEQWVDPSESDSYN, from the exons ATGAAAGTTGCTAATTTCCTCGTAGCTCTCGCTGTCTTGGCTTTGGCTTCCTCCTTTGCCACTGCCTATGACCCCAGCCCACTCCAAGACTTCTGCGTAGCAACTAATGCCTCTAAATCTGCTG TGTTCCTGAATGGAAAGTTCTGCAAGGATCCAACGCGTGTTACAGCGGATGATTTCTTCTTTTCTGGGCTTAACGTAGCTGGAGACACCTCAAACCAGCTTGGAGTGCATATCAATATCATAGATGCCGATGTGATCCCAGGACTTAACACTAATGGGATTACATTAGTTCGAATTGATTATGCAGCAAATGGTGGCCTAAATCCACCACACAATCACCCTCGAGCTGCAGAGATCCTCACAGTCTTGAAAGGAAcagtttatgcaggttttgtcACTTCTAATCCTGACCATCGTCTTTTCGCCAAAGTTTTAAAGCCAGGAGATGTGTTTCTGTTTCCATTTGGGCTGATTCACTTCCAGTTGAATATTGGAAAAACCCCAGCAGTTGCTTTGGCTGCATTAACTAGCCAAAACCCAGGAGTGAATACAATAGCAAATGCAGTTTTTGGATCTGATCCACCCATTAACCCCAATGTTCTGACCAAGGCATTCCATCTGGACAAAGATCTGGTGAGCAAGCTTCAAAAAGAACAATGGGTGGATCCATCAGAAAGCGATAGCTACAATTAG
- the LOC110604399 gene encoding isocitrate dehydrogenase [NADP], chloroplastic/mitochondrial — protein MLTLARIRLTFMPGATMLSSSKSSVALKSSTYSFSTTSSKLFNGGALRSRVAFSSHFSRSVSLRCFASSSGFDRVKVQNPIVEMDGDEMTRIIWKMIKDKLIYPYLDLDVKYFDLGILNRDATDDKVTVESAEATLKYNVAVKCATITPDETRVKEFGLKSMWRSPNGTIRNILNGTVFREPILCQNIPRIVPGWKKPICIGRHAFGDQYRATDTVIEGPGKLKMIFVPEDGNTPVELDVYDFKGPGVALAMYNVDQSIRAFAESSMSLAFAKKWPLYLSTKNTILKKYDGRFKDIFQEVYEESWKQKFEEHSIWYEHRLIDDMVAYALKSEGGYVWACKNYDGDVQSDLLAQGFGSLGLMTSVLLSSDGKTLEAEAAHGTVTRHFRLHQKGQETSTNSIASIFAWTRGLEHRAKLDKNEKLLDFVHKLEASCIETVEAGKMTKDLAILIHGPKVTREFYLNTEEFIVAVAQNLEAKLREPAVV, from the exons ATGCTAACGCTCGCTAGAATCCGATTGACATTCATGCCGGGCGCTACGATGCTCTCCTCTTCCAAATCATCGGTAGCCCTTAAATCATCTACTTACTCGTTCTCTACTACCTCTTCTAAGCTCTTCAATGGAGGAGCTCTTAGGAGTCGTGTTGCTTTCTCTTCCCACTTTTCCCGCTCCGTTTCTCTTCGATGTTTTGCTTCTTCGAGTGGATTTGATCGAGTTAAAGTTCAAAATCCAATTGTTGAAATGGATG GTGATGAAATGACGAGGATCATTTGGAAAATGATAAAAGATAAG CTTATATATCCTTATCTTGATTTGGATGTTAAGTATTTTGATTTGGGGATATTGAATCGTGATGCTACTGATGACAAGGTTACTGTAGAAAGTGCTGAGGCCACTCTTAA ATACAATGTTGCTGTAAAATGTGCTACTATAACTCCTG atgagaCCAGAGTTAAAGAATTTGGCCTGAAATCTATGTGGAGGAGTCCAAATGGCACAATCAGAAACATCTTAAATG GCACTGTTTTTCGTGAACCAATTCTCTGCCAGAACATTCCAAGAATTGTTCCTG GTTGGAAGAAACCCATATGCATTGGCAGACATGCCTTTGGTGACCAATACCGTGCCACAGATACAGTCATTGAAGGGCCAGGAAAGCTTAAAATGATTTTTG TTCCAGAGGATGGCAATACCCCTGTGGAGCTTGATGTTTATGATTTTAAGGGCCCAGGTGTAGCACTTGCTATGTATAATGTTGATCAG TCTATTCGAGCTTTTGCTGAGTCGTCTATGTCATTGGCTTTTGCAAAAAAGTGGCCTCTTTATTTGAGCACCAAAAACACAATTCTGAAGAAATATGATGGGAG GTTTAAGGACATATTCCAGGAGGTATATGAAGAGAGTTGGAAGCAGAAGTTTGAAGAACATTCTATATG GTATGAGCATCGGCTGATTGATGATATGGTTGCTTATGCATTGAAAAGTGAAGGAGGTTATGTTTGGGCTTGCAAAAATTATGATGGAGATGTCCAAAGTGATTTACTTGCTCAAG GATTTGGTTCATTGGGCCTTATGACCTCTGTGCTG TTATCATCTGATGGAAAGACGCTTGAGGCTGAGGCGGCTCATGGGACTGTTACCCGGCATTTCCGGTTACATCAGAAAGGACAAGAAACTAGCACAAATAGTATTGCTTCAATATTTGCATGGACACGAGGGCTAGAACATAG GGCTAAATTGGATAAGAATGAGAAATTGCTTGATTTTGTGCACAAGTTGGAGGCTTCATGCATTGAGACTGTAGAAGCAGGAAAAATGACGAAGGATCTTGCTATTTTGATCCATGGCCCTAA GGTGACGAGAGAGTTTTATTTGAACACCGAAGAATTTATTGTTGCTGTTGCACAGAATCTAGAGGCAAAGCTTCGGGAACCTGCAGTTGTCTAA
- the LOC110604754 gene encoding cysteine-rich receptor-like protein kinase 42, with amino-acid sequence MHSLTLNSPLLYTTWLFSSFIHSFFSLSLADPRITQSGLFCGNSTRFKDLIPAFVKEMGTLSQLITNAHFATYHLNNSPIPIYALAQCHGDLSQTDCLLCYAASRTKIPRCLPSVSARIYLDGCFLRYDKYNFFQEAVSPSLDSRKCSQEKALGSGDESLKLKFVTNVGYLVANVTHKAVENGGFAAMGIEGVYALAQCWESVGEDGCMECLEKSEKAVKGCLPSKEGRAMNTGCYLRYSTDKFFNHEGELEDAHRFSGLLGVTIGIALAAVALLMLCLLAAYARYRNLLIKKEERINLEKISISFNKSSLNFKYETLEKVTDYFNPSRKIGQGGAGSVFVGTLPNGQTVAVKRLIFNTREWVDEFFNEVNLISGIQHKNLVKLLGCSIEGPESLLVYEYVPNKSLDHFIFGKNRTRILNWKERFNIIVGTAEGLAFLHGGCKERIIHRDIKSSNVLLDENLTPKIADFGLVRRFDADKTHLSTGVAGTIGYMAPEYLIRGQLTEKADVYSFGILVLEIVMGKRCNAFIEDSKSILQTAWQLYRSNRLDEAVDPCLRNDFPVQKASRVLQIGLLCTQASVALRPSMAEVVRMLNTSDCVIPPPNQPPFINATLLEPESFRRFNRTNSFVSNAATKLEVFSHSSSESSSLNSSYRPSRSEELRQE; translated from the exons ATGCATTCTTTAACTTTGAACTCCCCATTACTCTACACAACATGGCTCTTCTCTTCATTTATCCACTCCTTCTTCTCTCTTTCCCTCGCCGATCCTCGAATCACCCAATCCGGCCTTTTCTGCGGCAACTCAACACGTTTCAAGGACCTCATCCCAGCTTTTGTTAAAGAAATGGGAACTCTTTCGCAGCTCATAACCAATGCCCACTTCGCCACTTATCACCTCAACAACTCCCCGATTCCCATATACGCTTTAGCCCAATGCCATGGAGACCTCTCGCAGACTGATTGCCTCCTCTGCTACGCCGCTTCTCGCACCAAGATCCCCCGTTGCCTGCCCTCCGTTTCTGCTCGCATCTATCTTGATGGGTGCTTTCTACGCTATGATAAGTATAATTTCTTTCAGGAAGCTGTGTCCCCTTCTCTTGATTCTCGCAAATGTAGCCAGGAAAAAGCTTTGGGTTCTGGGGATGAGAGTTTGAAGCTGAAATTTGTAACGAATGTTGGGTACTTGGTTGCTAATGTGACTCATAAAGCTGTGGAGAATGGTGGATTTGCTGCCATGGGGATTGAGGGCGTTTACGCTTTGGCTCAGTGTTGGGAGAGTGTTGGGGAAGATGGGTGTATGGAGTGTTTGGAGAAGTCGGAGAAGGCGGTTAAAGGATGCTTGCCAAGCAAGGAAGGCAGAGCGATGAATACTGGCTGCTATTTGAGATACTCTACAGACAAGTTTTTTAATCATGAAGGAGAATTAGAGGATGCTCATA GATTTTCTGGCTTATTAGGAGTCACCATTGGTATTGCTTTAGCAGCAGTTGCACTTCTCATGCTGTGTCTCCTCGCAGCTTATGCCAGATATAGAAACTTACTGATAAAAAAAGAAG AACGCATCAATCTCGAAAAAATTTCAATCAGCTTCAACAAATCAAGCTTGAATTTCAAGTATGAGACCCTGGAAAAGGTGACAGATTATTTCAACCCGTCAAGGAAAATAGGCCAAGGAGGAGCTGGTTCTGTATTTGTAGGGACTCTTCCAAATGGGCAGACTGTTGCAGTTAAAAGATTGATTTTCAATACAAGGGAATGGGTGGATGAGTTCTTCAATGAGGTGAACTTAATCAGTGGAATTCAACACAAGAACCTTGTGAAGCTTTTGGGATGCAGCATTGAAGGTCCTGAGAGCCTTCTGGTTTATGAATATGTCCCTAACAAAAGCCTTGATCATTTCATTTTCG GGAAAAATAGAACCAGAATTCTAAATTGGAAGGAGAGGTTCAATATAATTGTTGGAACAGCAGAAGGGCTTGCATTTCTTCATGGAGGCTGTAAAGAGAGAATAATCCATAGGGACATTAAAAGCAGTAATGTTCTTCTTGATGAGAATCTAACTCCAAAGATTGCAGACTTTGGACTTGTTCGCCGTTTTGATGCTGATAAGACTCATCTTAGCACTGGAGTTGCAGGAACAAT AGGGTATATGGCTCCGGAGTATTTGATACGAGGGCAGCTAACTGAGAAAGCTGATGTTTACAGTTTTGGAATATTGGTTCTCGAAATCGTAATGGGTAAAAGGTGTAATGCTTTCATAGAGGACTCCAAATCAATTCTGCAAACG GCATGGCAACTTTACAGATCAAATAGACTGGATGAAGCTGTTGATCCTTGCCTGAGAAATGACTTTCCAGTACAGAAGGCGTCCCGAGTGCTTCAAATCGGCCTTCTATGTACACAGGCTTCAGTTGCCTTAAGACCATCCATGGCAGAAGTGGTGAGGATGCTAAATACTAGTGATTGTGTAATTCCTCCCCCAAATCAACCTCCTTTTATAAATGCTACTCTGTTAGAACCTGAGAGCTTCAGAAGATTCAACCGAACAAATAGTTTTGTATCAAATGCTGCTACAAAACTTGAAGTTTTTTCCCACAGTTCCTCAGAGTCATCTAGCTTGAATAGCTCATATAGGCCATCAAGAAGTGAAGAATTACGACAGGAATAA
- the LOC110604788 gene encoding cytochrome c oxidase subunit 5C — protein sequence MAAGKVAHVVYKGPSIVKEILYGLALGLTAGGLWKMNHWNNQRRAKEFYDLLERGEISVVVEEE from the coding sequence ATGGCTGCTGGTAAGGTTGCACATGTTGTTTACAAGGGACCAAGTATTGTGAAAGAGATCCTTTATGGACTAGCTCTTGGTCTTACTGCTGGAGGTTTATGGAAAATGAATCACTGGAATAACCAGAGGCGAGCCAAGGAATTTTATGATCTTCTTGAAAGAGGTGAAATCAGTGTTGTGGTTGAAGAAGAGTAA